The following coding sequences lie in one Corynebacterium humireducens NBRC 106098 = DSM 45392 genomic window:
- the sucB gene encoding 2-oxoglutarate dehydrogenase, E2 component, dihydrolipoamide succinyltransferase: MAFSVEMPELGESVTEGTITQWLKQVGDRVEVDEPLLEVSTDKVDTEIPSPKAGVLLEIKADEDDTVDVGSVIAIIGEEGEESTADSAEAEAEEAPAEEPKEEKKAAPKASGPATDVEMPELGESVTEGTITQWLKSVGDTVEVDEPLLEVSTDKVDTEIPSPVAGTLIEILADEDETVDVGEVIARIGDADAAADSADEDVPSEEAIEEAESKDENETVDEAAPAEEDAAEGESTDVEMPELGESVTEGTITQWLKSVGDTVEVDEPLLEVSTDKVDTEIPSPVAGTLLEILADEDETVDVGEVIARVGSGAPKKAEPKPEPKKEAPKAEPKAEPKPEPKVEEKKEEPKPEPKAEEKAAPKKVDNANVPYVTPLVRKLADKHGVDLTQVEGTGVGGRIRKQDVLAAAEGGAQAAPAAEKGARANWSTKSVDPAKAELIGTTQKVNRIREITAATMIRSLQTTAQLTHVQEVDMTRVADLRAQVKEAFVAKHGANPTYLVFIVKAVAEALVSHPNVNASYNAETKEMTYHADVNIGIAVDTPQGLLVPVIKKAQDLSLAEIAAAITDLAERARTRKLRPDDLSGGTFTVTNIGSEGALLDTPVLTPPQAGILGTAAIEKRPVVVTDDGVDSIAIRQMCYLPFTYDHQVIDGADAGRFITTIKDRLETADFQSDLGL, translated from the coding sequence ATGGCGTTCTCCGTAGAGATGCCCGAACTGGGCGAATCCGTCACCGAAGGCACCATCACCCAGTGGCTGAAGCAGGTTGGTGACCGCGTCGAGGTGGACGAGCCGCTGCTCGAGGTCTCCACCGACAAGGTCGACACCGAGATCCCGTCCCCGAAGGCCGGCGTGCTGCTGGAGATCAAGGCGGACGAGGACGACACCGTCGACGTCGGCTCCGTGATCGCCATCATCGGTGAGGAGGGCGAGGAGTCCACCGCGGATTCCGCCGAGGCTGAGGCTGAGGAGGCTCCGGCCGAGGAGCCGAAGGAAGAGAAGAAGGCCGCCCCGAAGGCCTCCGGCCCGGCCACCGACGTGGAGATGCCGGAGCTGGGCGAGTCCGTCACCGAGGGCACCATCACCCAGTGGCTGAAGTCCGTCGGCGACACCGTCGAGGTCGACGAGCCGCTCCTCGAGGTCTCCACCGACAAGGTCGACACCGAGATCCCCTCCCCGGTCGCCGGCACCCTCATCGAGATCCTGGCCGACGAGGACGAGACCGTCGACGTCGGCGAGGTCATCGCCCGCATCGGTGACGCCGACGCCGCAGCTGACTCCGCTGACGAGGACGTCCCCTCCGAGGAGGCCATCGAGGAGGCCGAGTCGAAGGACGAGAACGAGACCGTCGACGAGGCCGCCCCCGCCGAGGAGGACGCCGCCGAGGGCGAGTCCACCGACGTGGAGATGCCGGAGCTGGGCGAGTCCGTCACCGAGGGCACCATCACCCAGTGGCTGAAGTCCGTCGGCGACACCGTCGAGGTCGACGAGCCGCTGCTCGAGGTCTCCACCGACAAGGTCGACACCGAGATCCCGTCCCCGGTCGCCGGCACCCTGCTGGAGATCCTGGCTGACGAGGACGAGACCGTCGACGTCGGCGAGGTCATCGCCCGCGTCGGTTCCGGTGCCCCGAAGAAGGCCGAGCCGAAGCCGGAGCCGAAGAAGGAGGCCCCCAAGGCCGAGCCCAAGGCTGAGCCGAAGCCGGAGCCCAAGGTCGAGGAGAAGAAGGAGGAGCCCAAGCCGGAGCCGAAGGCCGAGGAGAAGGCTGCCCCGAAGAAGGTCGACAACGCCAACGTCCCGTACGTGACCCCGCTGGTCCGTAAGCTCGCCGACAAGCACGGCGTCGATCTCACCCAGGTCGAGGGCACCGGCGTCGGTGGCCGCATCCGCAAGCAGGACGTCCTGGCCGCCGCCGAGGGTGGCGCACAGGCCGCCCCGGCCGCCGAGAAGGGTGCCCGCGCGAACTGGTCCACCAAGTCCGTGGACCCGGCGAAGGCCGAGCTGATCGGTACCACCCAGAAGGTGAACCGTATCCGCGAGATCACTGCCGCGACCATGATCCGCTCCCTGCAGACCACCGCGCAGCTGACCCACGTCCAGGAAGTCGACATGACGCGTGTCGCGGATCTGCGTGCGCAGGTCAAGGAGGCCTTCGTCGCGAAGCACGGCGCGAACCCGACCTACCTGGTGTTCATCGTCAAGGCTGTCGCCGAGGCGCTCGTCTCCCACCCGAACGTCAACGCGTCCTACAACGCGGAGACCAAGGAGATGACCTACCACGCGGACGTCAACATCGGCATCGCCGTGGACACCCCGCAGGGTCTGCTGGTTCCGGTGATCAAGAAGGCGCAGGACCTGTCCCTGGCCGAGATCGCCGCGGCCATCACCGACCTGGCCGAGCGTGCCCGCACCCGCAAGCTGCGTCCGGACGACCTGTCCGGCGGCACCTTCACGGTCACCAACATCGGTTCCGAGGGTGCCCTGCTGGACACCCCGGTGCTCACCCCGCCGCAGGCCGGCATCCTGGGCACCGCGGCCATCGAGAAGCGTCCGGTCGTGGTGACCGATGACGGCGTCGACTCGATCGCCATCCGCCAGATGTGCTACCTGCCGTTCACCTACGACCACCAGGTCATCGACGGTGCCGACGCCGGTCGCTTCATCACCACCATCAAGGACCGCCTGGAGACCGCGGACTTCCAGTCCGACCTCGGCCTCTAA
- a CDS encoding DUF3043 domain-containing protein, which produces MKLPWQKSDESSPVEPTSTPTPSPAEPKSPAPAHPKGYTPPKGRPTPKRREVEIERGIIRDPRAPRSAAQASAQRKELKKSMSKEEWKAYKSRERDENRRRQQEVQRAMDDGDERYLLPRDQGPERRLVRDWVDSRRFVNNWVLPVALGLLVTLFIGTFAPDVANIMSLIAMALMVVFFIEGVWAGMAANRTVREKFPDSTATGLGLGFYTYSRMTQPRKWRSPKPRVNIGDKV; this is translated from the coding sequence GTGAAACTCCCCTGGCAAAAATCCGATGAATCCTCCCCGGTCGAGCCGACCTCCACGCCGACCCCCTCCCCCGCCGAGCCCAAGAGCCCGGCCCCGGCGCACCCCAAGGGCTACACACCCCCGAAGGGCCGTCCGACGCCGAAGCGTCGGGAGGTCGAGATCGAGCGCGGCATCATCCGCGACCCGCGTGCACCGCGGTCGGCGGCGCAGGCCAGCGCGCAGCGCAAGGAACTGAAGAAGTCCATGTCCAAAGAGGAGTGGAAGGCCTACAAGTCCCGCGAGCGCGACGAGAACCGGAGGCGCCAGCAGGAGGTCCAGCGGGCCATGGACGACGGCGACGAGCGCTACCTCCTGCCCCGCGACCAGGGCCCGGAGCGTCGTCTCGTGCGCGACTGGGTCGACTCGCGTCGTTTCGTCAACAACTGGGTCCTCCCCGTGGCGCTGGGTCTGCTGGTGACCCTGTTCATCGGCACGTTCGCCCCGGACGTCGCCAACATCATGTCGCTCATCGCGATGGCCCTCATGGTCGTCTTCTTCATCGAGGGCGTGTGGGCCGGCATGGCCGCCAACCGCACTGTCCGGGAGAAGTTCCCGGACAGCACGGCCACGGGCCTCGGTCTGGGCTTCTACACTTACTCGCGTATGACGCAGCCGCGTAAGTGGCGTTCGCCGAAGCCGCGCGTGAACATCGGCGACAAGGTCTAG
- the ctaC gene encoding aa3-type cytochrome oxidase subunit II, whose amino-acid sequence MEQRKKRGFARKAGLGGVMALGGLALAACDVAPPESVGRIIGMGWPTGITPEATAMYNFWVWVWVTAWIIGIIMWALMLVAVFSWNAKKAEKRGEGEFPKQLQYNVPLELVLTIMPIFIVMGLFFFTVQTQQKVTALDKNPEVVVDVTAFQWNWKFGYQNVAANLSPTGSEYNGVDEERTALAEASKYDDPELVKNPNPIHGMSKGDQSYLHFNQIETVGTTDEIPVLVLPSNTPVEFQLASGDVAHSFWIPEFLFKRDAYAHPEANQQQRAFQIEAIEEEGAFVGRCAEMCGTYHAMMNFELRVVSPEAFTQYIQFRMDNPDAPNSEALAAIGEAPYATTTHPFNSSRQTWDGENYVDHNANI is encoded by the coding sequence GTGGAACAGCGTAAGAAGCGCGGCTTCGCCCGTAAGGCGGGTCTCGGCGGTGTGATGGCTCTTGGTGGCCTCGCCCTCGCCGCTTGTGACGTCGCTCCGCCGGAGAGCGTCGGCAGGATCATCGGTATGGGTTGGCCGACGGGTATCACCCCGGAGGCGACCGCCATGTACAACTTCTGGGTCTGGGTGTGGGTCACCGCCTGGATCATCGGCATCATCATGTGGGCTCTCATGCTCGTCGCCGTCTTCAGCTGGAACGCCAAGAAGGCTGAGAAGCGCGGCGAGGGCGAGTTCCCGAAGCAGCTGCAGTACAACGTTCCCCTGGAGCTTGTCCTGACCATCATGCCGATCTTCATCGTCATGGGCCTGTTCTTCTTCACGGTCCAGACCCAGCAGAAGGTCACCGCCCTGGACAAGAACCCGGAGGTCGTCGTCGACGTGACCGCCTTCCAGTGGAACTGGAAGTTCGGCTACCAGAACGTCGCCGCCAACCTGAGCCCGACCGGCTCCGAGTACAACGGCGTCGACGAGGAGCGCACGGCCCTGGCCGAGGCCTCCAAGTACGACGACCCGGAGCTCGTGAAGAACCCGAACCCGATTCACGGCATGTCCAAGGGTGACCAGTCCTACCTCCACTTCAACCAGATCGAGACCGTCGGCACCACCGACGAGATCCCGGTCCTGGTTCTCCCGAGCAACACCCCGGTCGAGTTCCAGCTCGCCTCCGGCGATGTCGCCCACTCCTTCTGGATCCCGGAGTTCCTCTTCAAGCGTGACGCCTACGCTCACCCGGAGGCCAACCAGCAGCAGCGTGCCTTCCAGATCGAGGCCATCGAGGAAGAGGGTGCCTTCGTCGGCCGCTGTGCCGAGATGTGCGGTACCTACCACGCCATGATGAACTTCGAGCTGCGTGTCGTCTCCCCGGAGGCCTTCACCCAGTACATCCAGTTCCGCATGGACAACCCGGACGCCCCGAACTCCGAGGCCCTGGCTGCGATCGGTGAGGCTCCGTACGCCACCACCACCCACCCGTTCAACTCGTCCCGTCAGACCTGGGACGGCGAGAACTACGTCGACCACAACGCCAACATCTAA
- a CDS encoding HesB/IscA family protein: MTAPASSTGVILTDAAAAKAKALLDQEGRDDLALRIAVQPGGCAGLRYQLYFDDRELDGDKSDEIGGVRLVVDKMSVPYLSGAKIDFSDTIESQGFTIDNPNAGGACACGDSFN, from the coding sequence ATGACCGCTCCCGCCTCCAGCACCGGCGTCATCCTCACCGACGCCGCGGCCGCCAAGGCCAAGGCTCTGCTCGACCAGGAGGGCCGCGACGATCTGGCTCTGCGCATCGCCGTCCAGCCGGGCGGTTGCGCCGGCCTGCGGTACCAGCTCTACTTCGACGACCGTGAGCTCGACGGTGACAAGTCCGACGAGATCGGCGGCGTGCGCCTGGTCGTCGACAAGATGAGCGTGCCGTACCTCTCCGGCGCGAAGATCGACTTCTCCGACACCATCGAGTCCCAGGGCTTCACCATCGACAACCCGAACGCCGGCGGCGCCTGCGCCTGCGGCGACTCCTTCAACTAG
- the asnB gene encoding asparagine synthase (glutamine-hydrolyzing): MCGFLGMLTAGGDAEAFVDAVTRALPCMRHRGPDDAGTWHDEDVVFGFNRLSIVDLEHSHQPLVWGPEESPERYALIFNGEIYNYVELREELSAAGYEFRTRGDSETIVVGYHHWGEDVVEHLRGMFAFAIWDTEEKVLFVGRDQFGIKPLFYATTPAGTVFSSEKKSILEMAPELGLGLDLDRRAIEHYVDLQYVPEPESLHASVRRLESGCTATLRAGGEVVARRYFKPRFDVTPVPKGGEQDLFDRIARALEDSVEKHMRADVTVGSFLSGGIDSTAIATLAKRHNPDLLTFTTGFEREGYSEVDVAAESAAAIGVEHIVKVVSPEEYAAAIPKIMWYLDDPVADPSLVPLYFVAQEARKHVKVVLSGEGADELFGGYTIYKEPLSLAPFEKAPTPLRRGLGRLSRVLPDGMKGKSLLERGSMTMEERYYGNARSFNFEQLKRVLPWAKEEWDHKEVTAPIYAQSTHMDPVARMQHLDLFTWMRGDILVKADKINMANSLELRVPFLDKEVFAVAQTIPHDLKIAGGTTKYALRKAMEQIVPPHVLHRKKLGFPVPMRHWLAGDELFGWAQDTINESQTDDIFDRRAVLEMLKEHRDGISDHSRRLWTVLAFMVWHGIFIEDRIDPQIEEKDYPVDI, encoded by the coding sequence ATGTGCGGCTTTCTTGGCATGCTCACCGCCGGCGGTGACGCAGAGGCCTTCGTCGACGCTGTGACCCGGGCCCTGCCGTGCATGCGCCACCGCGGCCCGGACGACGCAGGCACCTGGCACGACGAGGACGTCGTCTTCGGCTTCAACCGGCTCTCGATCGTCGACCTGGAGCACTCGCACCAGCCGCTGGTCTGGGGTCCGGAGGAGTCGCCGGAGCGCTACGCCCTCATCTTCAACGGCGAGATCTACAACTACGTCGAACTCCGCGAGGAGCTCAGCGCCGCCGGGTACGAGTTCCGTACCCGCGGCGACTCGGAGACCATCGTCGTCGGCTACCACCACTGGGGTGAGGACGTCGTCGAGCACCTGCGCGGCATGTTCGCCTTCGCCATCTGGGACACCGAGGAGAAGGTCCTGTTCGTCGGCCGCGACCAGTTCGGCATCAAGCCGCTGTTCTACGCCACCACCCCGGCCGGCACCGTATTCTCCTCCGAGAAGAAGTCGATCCTGGAGATGGCCCCGGAGCTCGGTCTCGGCCTGGACCTTGACCGTCGCGCCATCGAGCACTACGTCGACCTACAGTACGTGCCGGAGCCGGAGTCCCTCCACGCCTCCGTGCGCCGCCTCGAGTCCGGCTGCACGGCGACGCTGCGCGCCGGCGGGGAGGTCGTCGCCCGCCGCTACTTCAAGCCGCGTTTCGACGTTACCCCGGTGCCCAAGGGCGGGGAGCAGGACCTCTTCGACCGGATCGCCCGCGCACTGGAGGATTCCGTCGAGAAGCACATGCGTGCCGACGTCACCGTGGGCTCCTTCCTCTCCGGCGGCATCGACTCGACCGCGATCGCCACGCTGGCCAAGCGCCACAACCCGGATCTCCTCACCTTCACCACCGGTTTCGAGCGCGAGGGCTACTCCGAGGTCGACGTGGCCGCGGAGTCGGCGGCGGCGATCGGCGTGGAGCACATCGTCAAGGTGGTCTCCCCGGAAGAGTACGCCGCCGCGATCCCGAAGATCATGTGGTACCTGGACGACCCGGTGGCGGACCCGTCCCTCGTTCCGCTGTACTTCGTGGCCCAGGAGGCCCGTAAGCACGTCAAGGTCGTCCTGTCCGGTGAGGGCGCGGACGAGCTCTTCGGCGGCTACACCATCTACAAGGAGCCGCTGTCGCTGGCGCCCTTCGAGAAGGCCCCCACCCCGCTGCGCCGCGGCCTCGGCCGCCTCTCCCGCGTGCTGCCCGACGGAATGAAGGGCAAGTCGCTGCTCGAGCGCGGCTCCATGACCATGGAGGAGCGCTACTACGGCAACGCGCGCTCCTTCAACTTCGAGCAGCTCAAGCGCGTGCTGCCGTGGGCGAAGGAGGAGTGGGACCACAAGGAGGTCACCGCCCCGATCTACGCCCAGTCCACCCACATGGACCCGGTCGCCCGGATGCAGCACCTCGACCTGTTCACCTGGATGCGCGGTGACATCCTGGTCAAGGCCGACAAGATCAACATGGCCAACTCCCTGGAGCTGCGCGTGCCGTTCCTGGACAAGGAGGTCTTCGCCGTGGCGCAGACCATCCCGCACGACCTGAAGATCGCCGGGGGCACCACCAAGTACGCCCTGCGCAAGGCCATGGAGCAGATCGTCCCGCCGCACGTCCTGCACCGGAAAAAGCTGGGCTTCCCGGTGCCGATGCGTCACTGGCTCGCCGGCGACGAACTCTTCGGCTGGGCCCAGGACACCATCAACGAGTCGCAGACCGACGACATCTTCGACCGCCGCGCGGTGCTGGAGATGCTCAAGGAGCACCGCGACGGCATCTCCGACCACTCCCGCCGCCTGTGGACGGTGCTGGCGTTCATGGTGTGGCACGGCATCTTCATCGAGGACCGGATCGATCCGCAGATCGAGGAGAAGGACTACCCGGTCGACATCTGA
- a CDS encoding branched-chain amino acid aminotransferase, whose protein sequence is MTSLNFTVNRTSTPTSDEAREEILQNPRFGKNFTDHMVTIEWSEDKGWHDARVRPYEAIPMDPATTVFHYGQAIFEGIKAYRQPDGSIATFRPERNAERMQRSAERMAMPPLPTEDFLETLRLLVDVDRDWVPAAGGEASLYLRPFMISTEVSLGVSPANRYTFFVIASPVGAYFTGGVKPVSVWLSEDYVRAAPGGTGAAKFAGNYAASLLAQAQAEEKGCDQVVWLDAIEHTYIEEMGGMNLFFVYGSGDDVTVATPELSGSLLPGVTRDSLLQVARDLGHRTEERRISKFDWRDDVASGAMTEAMACGTAAVITPVGRVLSNDGEFQINDNQPGEVTMAMRERLTDIQRGLYEDTHGWVHTLVPAEDQPAD, encoded by the coding sequence ATGACGTCTCTCAATTTCACCGTGAACCGTACGAGCACCCCGACGTCCGATGAGGCGCGCGAGGAGATTCTGCAGAATCCGCGGTTCGGCAAGAACTTCACCGATCACATGGTCACCATCGAGTGGTCCGAGGACAAGGGCTGGCACGACGCCCGCGTGCGTCCCTACGAGGCCATCCCGATGGATCCCGCGACCACGGTGTTCCACTACGGCCAGGCGATCTTCGAGGGCATCAAGGCCTACCGTCAGCCGGACGGCTCCATCGCCACCTTCCGCCCGGAGCGCAACGCCGAGCGCATGCAGCGTTCCGCCGAGCGCATGGCCATGCCGCCGCTGCCGACCGAGGACTTCCTCGAGACGCTCCGCCTGCTTGTCGACGTCGACCGTGACTGGGTCCCCGCCGCCGGCGGCGAGGCCAGCCTCTACCTGCGTCCCTTCATGATCTCCACCGAGGTCTCCCTGGGCGTCAGCCCGGCCAACCGGTACACCTTCTTCGTCATCGCCTCCCCGGTCGGGGCGTACTTCACCGGTGGCGTCAAGCCGGTCTCCGTGTGGCTGAGCGAGGACTACGTCCGTGCCGCCCCGGGTGGCACCGGTGCCGCGAAGTTCGCCGGCAACTACGCCGCCTCCCTGCTCGCGCAGGCGCAGGCGGAGGAGAAGGGCTGCGACCAGGTCGTGTGGCTCGACGCCATCGAGCACACCTACATCGAGGAGATGGGTGGCATGAACCTGTTCTTCGTGTACGGCTCGGGTGACGACGTCACCGTGGCCACCCCCGAGCTCTCCGGCTCCCTCCTGCCGGGCGTCACCCGCGACTCCCTCCTGCAGGTCGCCCGCGATCTCGGCCACCGCACCGAGGAGCGGAGGATCTCCAAGTTCGACTGGCGCGACGACGTCGCCTCCGGTGCGATGACCGAGGCCATGGCCTGCGGCACAGCCGCCGTGATCACCCCGGTCGGCCGGGTCCTGTCCAACGACGGCGAGTTCCAGATCAATGACAACCAGCCGGGTGAGGTCACCATGGCCATGCGCGAGCGTCTCACCGACATCCAGCGCGGCCTGTACGAGGACACCCACGGCTGGGTGCACACCCTCGTCCCGGCTGAGGACCAGCCGGCGGACTAG
- a CDS encoding nicotinate-nucleotide--dimethylbenzimidazole phosphoribosyltransferase, which produces MLFDATEPLATPDQQVREEALASAALSGTGRLRELGAWVAACQGTFPPRPLERCRVVVFAGDHGVARRGMSVLPPEHSVQTAADIERGGGAVNVLARAAGASVRLVDVSLDHEAWGEERVRRSTGSIDVEDAMSVEEFARAVEIGRRVADQEVDSGADLLIPGDLGVGNTTVAAAVLGAFTATEPVAVIGPGSGITDELWKIKVSAIRDAMFRVRGTTGTPEEVLRRIASPDLVALVAFIAQAAARRTPVLLDGAPVTVAAYLAERLSPGTAPWCQAGQLTPEPAHLIALQALELTPLVALDMNAGQGTGALAALPLVRAAAELLAD; this is translated from the coding sequence ATGCTTTTCGATGCCACCGAGCCCCTCGCCACCCCGGACCAGCAGGTCCGGGAGGAGGCGCTCGCATCCGCCGCACTCTCCGGCACGGGACGCCTCCGTGAGCTCGGGGCGTGGGTCGCCGCCTGCCAGGGCACGTTCCCGCCCCGCCCGCTGGAGCGCTGCCGGGTGGTGGTGTTCGCGGGTGACCACGGCGTCGCCCGCCGGGGCATGTCGGTGCTGCCGCCGGAGCACTCGGTGCAGACCGCGGCGGACATCGAGCGCGGTGGCGGTGCCGTCAACGTGCTCGCGCGGGCGGCGGGGGCGTCGGTACGCCTCGTGGACGTCTCCCTCGACCACGAGGCGTGGGGCGAGGAGCGGGTGCGCCGCTCCACCGGCTCCATCGACGTCGAGGACGCCATGAGCGTCGAGGAGTTCGCCCGCGCCGTCGAGATCGGCCGCCGGGTCGCGGACCAGGAGGTCGACTCGGGTGCCGACCTGCTCATCCCGGGTGACCTCGGGGTGGGCAACACCACCGTGGCCGCCGCCGTCCTGGGCGCGTTCACGGCCACGGAACCCGTCGCCGTGATCGGCCCGGGCTCCGGCATCACCGATGAACTGTGGAAGATCAAGGTCTCCGCGATCCGCGACGCCATGTTCCGCGTCCGCGGCACCACGGGCACCCCGGAGGAGGTCCTGCGGCGGATCGCCTCCCCGGACCTGGTGGCACTGGTGGCCTTCATCGCGCAGGCCGCGGCACGCCGCACCCCCGTGCTTCTCGACGGCGCCCCCGTCACCGTCGCCGCCTACCTCGCGGAACGTCTCTCCCCCGGCACCGCCCCCTGGTGCCAGGCAGGGCAGCTGACCCCGGAGCCCGCGCACCTCATCGCGCTGCAGGCCCTCGAACTCACGCCTCTCGTCGCCCTGGACATGAACGCCGGCCAGGGCACCGGCGCGCTAGCGGCGCTCCCGCTGGTGCGGGCCGCCGCCGAGCTGCTGGCCGACTAG
- a CDS encoding leucyl aminopeptidase: MANPTFTLPARGTTPAVELAKKAPKTPDALLVPVLCGEDGPELPASVLLDDAASREVLDALTAVGATGKANEITRVPFRKRSVVAVGLGDAEELTDEILRRAAGCAARSLKKVGTVATTLGVFGLAAAVEGLILGAYHYRGIRSEEAENGGVEKIVFVGGDKQEFETARVTAEAVALARDLVNTPSSHLYPETYAGLLADEGKAAGLKVEVLDEKSLAKQGFGGILAVGQGSERGPRLVRLTWSPRKKAKKSVAMVGKGITFDTGGISLKPGANMEAMISDMGGSAAVAATVIAAAKLNLPVHITATLPLAENMPDGRATRPGDVITHYGGQTSEIINTDAEGRLVLADALARASEDKPDYLLEVATLTGAQMVALGTRTTGVMGSDAFRDRVAATGRDVGEPAWAMPLLEEHEETIKSPTADMRNVDNTRWGGMEFAGLYLSKFIDEGIEWAHLDIAGPSFNSGSVHGYTPKRATGVPVRTFLALLAEIASE, encoded by the coding sequence ATGGCGAACCCCACTTTCACCCTTCCCGCCCGCGGCACCACCCCCGCCGTCGAGCTGGCCAAGAAGGCCCCGAAGACCCCCGACGCACTGCTCGTCCCCGTCCTCTGCGGTGAGGACGGCCCGGAGCTGCCGGCCTCCGTCCTTCTCGACGACGCCGCCTCCCGCGAGGTCCTCGACGCCCTCACCGCCGTCGGTGCCACGGGCAAGGCCAACGAGATCACGCGCGTGCCCTTCCGCAAGAGGTCCGTGGTCGCCGTCGGCCTGGGTGATGCGGAGGAGCTCACCGACGAGATCCTCCGCCGCGCCGCCGGATGTGCCGCCCGCTCCCTGAAGAAGGTCGGCACCGTCGCCACCACCCTGGGTGTCTTCGGCCTCGCCGCCGCCGTCGAGGGCCTGATCCTCGGCGCGTACCACTACCGCGGCATCCGGAGTGAGGAGGCGGAGAACGGCGGCGTCGAGAAGATCGTGTTCGTCGGCGGCGACAAGCAGGAGTTCGAGACCGCCCGCGTCACCGCCGAGGCCGTCGCCCTCGCCCGTGACCTGGTCAACACCCCCTCCTCCCACCTCTACCCCGAGACCTACGCCGGCCTGCTCGCCGACGAGGGCAAGGCGGCCGGGCTCAAGGTCGAGGTCCTCGACGAGAAGTCACTGGCCAAGCAGGGCTTCGGCGGCATCCTCGCCGTCGGACAGGGCTCCGAGCGCGGGCCGCGCCTGGTGCGCCTCACCTGGTCCCCGAGGAAGAAGGCGAAGAAGTCCGTCGCGATGGTCGGCAAGGGCATCACCTTCGACACCGGCGGCATCTCCCTCAAGCCGGGCGCCAACATGGAGGCCATGATCTCCGACATGGGTGGCTCCGCCGCCGTCGCCGCCACCGTCATCGCCGCCGCGAAGCTCAACCTGCCGGTCCACATCACCGCCACCCTGCCGCTCGCCGAGAACATGCCCGACGGCCGGGCCACCCGCCCGGGTGACGTGATCACCCACTACGGCGGCCAGACCTCCGAGATCATCAACACCGACGCCGAGGGCCGCCTCGTGCTTGCCGACGCCCTCGCGCGCGCGTCCGAGGACAAGCCGGACTACCTGCTCGAGGTCGCCACCCTCACCGGTGCGCAGATGGTCGCCCTGGGCACCCGCACCACCGGTGTTATGGGTTCCGACGCCTTCCGCGACCGCGTCGCCGCCACCGGCCGCGACGTCGGCGAGCCCGCCTGGGCCATGCCGCTGCTCGAGGAGCACGAGGAGACCATCAAGTCCCCCACCGCCGACATGCGCAACGTCGACAACACCCGCTGGGGCGGCATGGAGTTCGCCGGCCTGTACCTGTCGAAGTTCATCGACGAGGGCATCGAGTGGGCCCACCTGGACATCGCCGGCCCGTCCTTCAACTCCGGCTCCGTCCACGGCTACACCCCGAAGCGTGCCACCGGCGTCCCGGTGCGCACCTTCCTGGCGCTGCTGGCGGAGATCGCCTCCGAGTAG